A genomic region of Pelodiscus sinensis isolate JC-2024 chromosome 1, ASM4963464v1, whole genome shotgun sequence contains the following coding sequences:
- the IFNG gene encoding interferon gamma precursor yields MTPQTYFFILLSISSYFGCVFGQSLLTQIEDDIEKLKADFNSNQSDVADGGSIFTERLKSWTEITEKKIILSQIVSLYLKMFSVVPTNGKHHIVNINNALHTLNNNLTDSFKKVKDLMELSQLQMNDSKIQRKAVNELFPTLQKLLQDHPATHNKRKRSQSQKRKCRC; encoded by the exons ATGACTCCTCAGACTTATTTCTTCATACTCCTATCTATCAGCTCTTATTTTGGATGTGTTTTTGGTCAATCACTTCTTACTCAAATAGAAGACGATATAGAAAAACTCAAAGCTGACTTT AATTCAAATCAGTCAGATGTAGCTGATGGCGGATCAATTTTCACGGAAAGGCTGAAGAGTTGGACAGAG ataactgaaaaaaaaatcatactcaGCCAGATCGTTTCCTTGTACTTGAAAATGTTTTCTGTTGTCCCAACCAACGGCAAACACCACATAGTGAACATAAACAATGCCCTGCATACATTGAACAACAACCTCACTGACAGCTTCAAAAAAGTAAAAGATCTAATGGAGTTATCACAACTTCAG ATGAATGATTCGAAAATCCAACGCAAAGCTGTTAATGAACTTTTCCCCACCTTACAAAAACTACTACAGGACCATCCAGCTACTCATAACAAGCGAAAAAGGAGCCAAAGTCAGAAAAGGAAATGTAGATGTTGA